Proteins encoded by one window of Mercenaria mercenaria strain notata chromosome 4, MADL_Memer_1, whole genome shotgun sequence:
- the LOC123552099 gene encoding uncharacterized protein LOC123552099 translates to MFLKLMILLNMSSGHALYLCGMKKYDHSTYKCVNKRILPRNMNLPANLLTCGDPPFVEKYDNRTHVCRNKKIIALDDANQRCGDEIYNPRFQTCCQSEYYKYKIHDGKPEKKYVCCNLEAYRRRSAKAVCHRSAHNDKFFKPKRIKANLKVCYTIVYMVRILQHGNASHRFMRASVSKWTWNTSRRKSMLRKYSREEKDMRIRLDEYSPKKNLTGKTFLIFSNHQYMKKNIIRLRFNENVYRLPRGLAKTLSRLPRHLAKTLSRIRNKCKSLKVRHRFKRLNG, encoded by the exons ATGTTTCTCAAACTGATGATATTATTGAATATGTCTTCAG GACATGCATTGTATTTGTGCGGTATGAAAAAATATGATCACTCAACATATAAATGTGTGAACAAAAGGATACTGCCGAGAAATATGAATTTACCGGCCAACTTACTGACATGTGGAGACCCGCCTTTCGTGGAAAAATACGACAATAGGACTCATGTTTGccgtaataaaaaaataattgcactAGATGATGCGAACCAAAGATGCgg TGATGAGATATATAATCCAAGATTTCAAACATGTTGCCAGAGTGAGTATTACAAGTACAAGATCCACGACGGCAAACCAGAGAAAAAATACGT ATGCTGCAACCTAGAGGCGTACCGGCGTCGTTCGGCTAAAGCTGTCTGTCATAGATCAGCACACAATGATAAATTCTTCAAACCAAAGAGGATAAAGGCGAACCTCAAAGTTTGCTACACTATCG tttatatgGTTCGTATACTGCAACATGGGAATGCGAGTCATCGTTTTATGAGAGCCAGTGTGTCCAAGTGGACATGGAATACTTCAAGACGTAAAAGTATGCTACGTAAATATAGCAGAGAAGAAAAAGACATGCGAATTAGGTTGGACGAATATAGCCCGAAAAAAAACTTGACTGGCAAAACGTTTCTTATCTTCTCAAATCACCAGTAtatgaagaaaaatataattCGTTTGCGCTTTAATGAAAATGTGTACCGATTGCCTAGAGGCCTAGCAAAAACATTGTCACGATTGCCTAGACACCTAGCAAAAACATTGTCACGTATCCGTAACAAATGTAAGAGCCTTAAAGTACGCCATAGGTTTAAACGGCTTAATGGTTGA